The following coding sequences lie in one Molothrus ater isolate BHLD 08-10-18 breed brown headed cowbird chromosome 39, BPBGC_Mater_1.1, whole genome shotgun sequence genomic window:
- the RACK1 gene encoding receptor of activated protein C kinase 1 gives MTEQMTLRGTLKGHNGWVTQIATTPQFPDMILSASRDKTIIMWKLTRDETNYGIPQRALRGHSHFVSDVVISSDGQFALSGSWDGTLRLWDLTTGTTTRRFVGHTKDVLSVAFSSDNRQIVSGSRDKTIKLWNTLGVCKYTVQDESHSEWVSCVRFSPNSSNPIIVSCGWDKLVKVWNLANCKLKTNHIGHTGYLNTVTVSPDGSLCASGGKDGQAMLWDLNEGKHLYTLDGGDVINALCFSPNRYWLCAATGPSIKIWDLEGKIIVDELKQEVISTSSKAEPPQCTSLAWSADGQTLFAGYTDNLVRVWQVTIGTR, from the exons ATGACGGAGCAGATGACCCTGCGCGGCACCCTGAAGGGCCACAACGGCTGGGTGACGCAGATCGCCACCACGCCGCAGTTCCCCGACATGATCCTGTCGGCCTCGCGCG ACAAGACCATCATCATGTGGAAGCTGACGCGTGACGAGACCAACTACGGGATCCCGCAGCGGGCGCTGCGCGGGCACTCGCACTTTGTCAGCGACGTGGTGATCTCGTCCGACGGGCAGTTTGCGCTGTCCGGCTCCTGGGATGGCACCCTGCGCCTCTGGGACCTCACCAC GGGCACCACCACGCGCCGTTTCGTGGGGCACACCAAGGACGTGCTGAGCGTGGCCTTCTCCTCCGACAACCGCCAGATCGTGTCGGGCTCGCGGGACAAAACCATCAAGCTCTGGAACACCCTGGGCGTCTGCAAGTACACCGTGCAG GACGAGAGCCACTCCGAGTGGGTTTCGTGCGTTCGCTTCTCCCCCAACAGCAGCAACCCCATCATCGTCTCCTGCGGCTGGGACAAGCTGGTCAAG GTGTGGAACCTGGCCAACTGCAAGCTGAAGACGAACCACATCGGGCACACGGGGTACCTGAACACGGTCACCGTGTCACCCGACGGCTCCCTGTGCGCCTCCGGGGGGAAG gacGGGCAGGCCATGCTGTGGGACCTGAACGAGGGCAAGCACCTGTACACGCTGGACGGGGGGGACGTGATCAACGCGCTCTGCTTCAGCCCCAACCGCTACTGGCTGTGCGCTGCCACCGGCCCCAGCATCAAGATCTGG GACCTGGAGGGGAAGATCATCGTGGACGAGCTGAAGCAGGAGGTGatcagcaccagcagcaaagcGGAGCCGCCCCAGTGCACCTCGCTGGCCTGGTCAGCAGATGGGCAG acTCTCTTCGCCGGCTACACCGACAACCTGGTGCGGGTGTGGCAGGTGACCATCGGCACCCGCTGA